The Nitrospira sp. KM1 genome includes a window with the following:
- the atpD gene encoding F0F1 ATP synthase subunit beta, which produces MATATGKVIQVIGPVVDVEFPPGHLPNIYNALKVTQEENKAAGKPAVKITLEVASHLGENRVRGIAMSTTDGLTRGMDVQDTGAAISVPVGRETLGRLINVLGEPVDEKGPLKAKKTYPIHRPAPKLEDQETKTEVLETGIKVVDLLEPYSKGGKVGLFGGAGVGKTVIIMELINNIALHHGGFSVFAGVGERTREGNDLWHEMQESKVIDPNDFTKSKAALVYGQMNEPPGARLRVGLTGLTVAEYFRDEENQDVLLFVDNIFRFTQAGSEVSALLGRMPSAVGYQPNLSTEMGALQERITSTKRGSITSVQAIYVPADDLTDPAPATAFAHLDATTVLSRQLAELGIYPAVDPLDSTSRILDPQVIGEEHYKIARGVQSVLQRYKDLQDIIAILGMDELSEDDKMVVARARKIQRFLSQPFHVAEAFTGAPGKYVKLKDTVRSFKEILEGKYDHLPEQAFYMVGPIEEAVAKAEKLGVKV; this is translated from the coding sequence GTGGCGACAGCAACTGGAAAAGTCATTCAGGTCATCGGACCGGTCGTAGATGTCGAATTTCCTCCGGGACACCTTCCCAATATCTACAATGCGCTGAAAGTGACGCAGGAGGAGAATAAGGCTGCGGGAAAGCCGGCGGTTAAGATCACGCTCGAGGTGGCCTCGCATCTTGGCGAGAACCGGGTCCGGGGGATCGCGATGTCCACTACCGATGGATTGACGCGTGGTATGGATGTGCAGGACACGGGTGCGGCGATCTCGGTGCCCGTTGGCCGCGAAACGCTCGGTCGCCTCATCAACGTCCTCGGTGAACCGGTCGATGAAAAGGGCCCGTTGAAGGCCAAAAAAACGTATCCGATTCACCGGCCGGCCCCCAAACTCGAGGATCAGGAGACAAAAACAGAGGTTCTCGAGACCGGCATCAAAGTCGTCGATCTCCTTGAGCCGTATAGCAAAGGTGGAAAAGTCGGACTCTTTGGCGGAGCAGGGGTAGGAAAAACCGTCATTATCATGGAGCTGATCAATAACATTGCCCTTCATCACGGCGGATTTTCCGTATTCGCCGGTGTCGGAGAACGCACCCGCGAAGGCAATGACCTGTGGCACGAAATGCAGGAGTCCAAGGTTATCGATCCCAACGACTTCACCAAATCCAAAGCCGCATTGGTGTATGGGCAGATGAATGAGCCTCCGGGAGCCAGGCTCCGTGTAGGCCTCACCGGGTTGACTGTGGCGGAATACTTCAGGGATGAAGAAAACCAGGACGTGCTGCTCTTCGTGGATAATATCTTCAGATTTACTCAGGCGGGATCTGAAGTGTCGGCCCTTCTCGGTCGTATGCCGTCTGCCGTGGGCTATCAGCCGAACCTCTCTACCGAAATGGGAGCGTTGCAGGAGCGCATCACTTCCACCAAGCGAGGATCGATTACTTCCGTGCAGGCCATTTACGTTCCGGCCGACGACCTGACAGACCCTGCCCCGGCCACGGCGTTTGCGCACCTGGATGCGACTACAGTCTTGTCACGGCAATTGGCGGAGTTGGGTATTTACCCGGCTGTGGATCCGTTGGACTCCACGTCGCGAATTCTTGACCCACAAGTCATCGGTGAAGAGCACTATAAGATTGCGCGCGGAGTCCAGTCCGTGTTGCAACGGTATAAAGATCTACAAGATATTATCGCCATCCTTGGTATGGACGAACTTTCCGAGGATGACAAAATGGTCGTCGCCCGTGCCAGAAAAATCCAACGGTTCCTGTCTCAGCCCTTTCACGTGGCCGAAGCCTTTACTGGAGCTCCTGGCAAATACGTGAAACTGAAAGACACCGTGCGCAGTTTTAAGGAGATTCTCGAGGGCAAATACGATCACTTGCCGGAACAGGCGTTTTACATGGTGGGACCAATCGAAGAAGCGGTGGCGAAGGCGGAAAAGCTGGGCGTCAAAGTCTAG
- a CDS encoding F0F1 ATP synthase subunit epsilon has translation MPGKILLEVVTPDKQLLSQQVDEVIAPGSEGDFGVLPGHCHFLSMLRIGELRYRIDNAMHHMAVLWGFAEVTPTQVTIMAEIAEKAEDIDVARAQAAVEKAEQLVKAGGLPSEVRDAEISLEKARLRKKIAERAVRPVR, from the coding sequence ATGCCTGGGAAAATTCTGTTAGAAGTCGTCACACCGGATAAGCAGCTGCTGAGTCAACAGGTCGATGAAGTGATCGCGCCAGGATCAGAGGGCGATTTCGGAGTCCTCCCGGGGCATTGCCATTTTCTGTCGATGCTGAGGATCGGTGAACTGCGCTACCGAATCGATAATGCCATGCATCACATGGCTGTGCTTTGGGGGTTTGCCGAAGTAACCCCGACGCAAGTCACTATCATGGCGGAAATCGCCGAGAAAGCGGAAGATATCGATGTGGCCAGAGCCCAAGCCGCGGTCGAGAAGGCAGAACAATTGGTAAAGGCCGGAGGGCTGCCCTCCGAGGTAAGAGACGCGGAGATCAGTTTAGAGAAGGCCCGGCTCCGAAAGAAAATTGCTGAACGCGCAGTAAGACCTGTCCGATAG
- a CDS encoding DUF3365 domain-containing protein translates to MKGLALLSCVVLIGLVVTDRLNARNQPGIAPETVTDYIHAVIEADRTFYTIHVVERQEQNGGAPAAENWRSKKNILPLPAQFLLEAGNLAATTGSKVRYRLISQWPINPQNGPQGRLEANGLSAVREHPERSVTGTVTIDNRLYFQAVYADRAVSRSCVECHNAHPNSQKKDFKIDDVMDGLVIEIPLDN, encoded by the coding sequence ATGAAAGGGCTTGCTCTCTTGAGTTGCGTAGTGCTGATCGGTCTCGTTGTGACGGATCGTTTGAACGCGCGCAACCAACCCGGCATTGCCCCTGAGACCGTCACAGATTATATCCACGCAGTGATCGAAGCAGACAGAACTTTTTACACTATTCACGTCGTCGAACGACAGGAACAGAATGGAGGAGCACCTGCAGCAGAAAATTGGCGCTCCAAGAAAAATATTCTTCCGCTCCCGGCTCAATTCCTCCTGGAAGCCGGTAATCTCGCCGCCACAACGGGTTCGAAGGTGCGCTATCGCCTAATCAGCCAATGGCCGATCAATCCGCAGAATGGTCCTCAAGGGAGGCTTGAAGCAAATGGGCTATCCGCGGTGCGAGAGCATCCCGAACGATCGGTGACCGGTACGGTTACAATCGACAATCGTCTTTATTTTCAGGCTGTTTATGCCGATCGGGCAGTCAGCCGATCTTGCGTGGAATGCCATAATGCACACCCGAACAGTCAGAAAAAAGATTTCAAAATCGACGATGTGATGGACGGCCTGGTGATTGAAATCCCGTTGGATAATTGA
- a CDS encoding RluA family pseudouridine synthase produces MITEFVVTAGEQPKRLDVFLVNRERDISRSALQRLIELGRIRINGLAVKPSQKIKPGDTITMDVPKPEPLELKGEAIPLEILFEDDQLLVLEKPSGIVVHPAPGNWNGTLVNALLHHFQVAGGSVSTIGGKERPGLVHRLDKETSGVMVIAKTDQAHRHLAAQFKHHTISRVYEALVLGVPKKGHGLIELAIGRDHKERKKFSSRTTRPKESVTEYRVDHRFGKTASRVLLYPRTGRTHQLRVHLSSLGHPILGDPTYGGRKVCYVEGIEIPRVMLHARSLGFQHPMTGERQEYVRPNPPDMDQVIHQLTRIGSAPRLTEA; encoded by the coding sequence ATGATTACAGAATTTGTCGTGACCGCCGGTGAGCAACCCAAACGGCTGGATGTCTTCCTCGTCAACCGTGAGCGAGACATTTCACGCTCCGCGCTCCAGCGTCTCATTGAGCTGGGCAGGATCCGAATCAACGGCCTTGCCGTAAAGCCAAGCCAGAAGATCAAGCCAGGCGATACGATCACCATGGACGTGCCCAAGCCGGAGCCCCTCGAGCTCAAGGGAGAAGCGATTCCATTGGAGATCCTCTTTGAAGACGACCAATTGCTTGTCCTGGAGAAGCCTTCGGGCATCGTGGTCCATCCGGCGCCAGGTAATTGGAATGGGACTCTCGTGAACGCCCTCCTCCATCATTTTCAAGTCGCAGGAGGCAGTGTCTCGACCATTGGCGGGAAAGAGCGCCCCGGCCTTGTTCACCGGCTCGATAAGGAAACGTCCGGAGTGATGGTCATAGCAAAGACCGATCAGGCGCACCGCCATTTGGCAGCGCAGTTCAAGCACCATACGATTTCCCGTGTGTATGAAGCGTTGGTCCTCGGCGTCCCGAAAAAGGGACATGGCCTGATCGAACTGGCTATCGGCAGGGACCATAAGGAACGAAAGAAGTTTTCCTCTCGCACGACACGTCCAAAGGAGTCTGTCACGGAGTACCGGGTCGATCACCGGTTTGGAAAAACCGCTTCCCGTGTCCTGCTGTATCCGCGGACCGGCCGCACTCACCAGCTCCGCGTACACTTATCGTCTCTTGGACACCCTATATTGGGAGATCCCACTTACGGCGGACGGAAGGTTTGCTATGTTGAAGGAATTGAGATTCCCAGAGTCATGCTCCATGCGCGATCTTTGGGTTTTCAACATCCGATGACCGGGGAGCGTCAGGAATATGTGCGGCCCAATCCTCCCGATATGGACCAAGTCATACATCAATTGACCCGGATCGGCTCCGCACCGCGGCTCACCGAAGCATAG
- a CDS encoding GNAT family N-acetyltransferase produces MAPALKPVVTFSEKKELQPEQLLKLFHQAPWAKERTLEDVRDMLRHTDMALCAWDGDHLIGFIRVLTDFVYRATIWDVIVDKSHQRHGIGTDLVQRILHHPRLKRVELFWLCTRRPAFYEKLGFNSKEQTGMVWVRSKHVSLD; encoded by the coding sequence ATGGCGCCTGCCCTCAAGCCTGTCGTCACGTTCTCGGAAAAAAAAGAGCTTCAGCCGGAGCAACTTCTCAAGCTGTTTCATCAGGCACCCTGGGCCAAGGAACGGACGCTCGAAGATGTTCGGGACATGCTGCGCCACACGGATATGGCATTGTGTGCGTGGGACGGCGATCATTTGATCGGATTCATCCGTGTGCTGACGGACTTTGTCTATCGTGCTACCATCTGGGATGTGATCGTCGACAAATCCCATCAAAGGCATGGCATCGGAACCGATCTTGTCCAACGAATCCTTCATCATCCCCGCCTCAAGCGCGTAGAACTCTTCTGGCTCTGTACCCGCCGTCCTGCCTTCTACGAAAAGCTTGGGTTTAACTCCAAGGAGCAGACCGGCATGGTCTGGGTCCGCTCAAAACACGTCTCCCTCGATTAG
- a CDS encoding outer membrane beta-barrel protein, whose product MNVRFGLCVVLSMLLGFFTFGFSGSAAAEDMSWKHEGTAPEGRMTVGFRAGLSLLTQEVVDGTDSSVGPALNFQAMYGVNKWINIGAMLTWERHSVDLERPKADLASVNTVTLLPLYAEFRPGHFGKLQPYVGTGIGVNINSTSEADAFKRQNITLSPGNTFAWRVAGGLDYALTQHFLLNTEFAVNRNRGTLETKQGSTVTDRSAFDASSMNILFGVKYIF is encoded by the coding sequence ATGAACGTCCGGTTCGGCCTATGTGTTGTGTTATCGATGCTGCTAGGATTCTTCACCTTCGGGTTCTCAGGCTCCGCTGCAGCGGAGGACATGTCGTGGAAACATGAAGGGACGGCGCCAGAAGGAAGAATGACCGTGGGGTTCCGTGCCGGACTCAGTTTATTGACTCAAGAAGTGGTGGATGGTACCGACAGCAGCGTGGGGCCGGCACTGAACTTCCAGGCCATGTACGGCGTAAATAAATGGATAAACATTGGAGCCATGCTGACCTGGGAACGCCATTCGGTCGACCTCGAACGACCCAAGGCGGATTTAGCCAGCGTGAACACGGTGACATTGTTGCCGCTCTATGCAGAATTTCGGCCTGGGCATTTTGGTAAACTGCAGCCATATGTCGGAACCGGCATCGGCGTCAATATCAACTCGACCAGTGAAGCGGACGCGTTCAAGCGCCAGAATATTACCCTAAGCCCAGGCAATACCTTCGCCTGGCGCGTCGCCGGCGGATTAGACTACGCCCTCACCCAACATTTTCTTCTAAATACAGAATTTGCCGTCAATCGAAACCGCGGAACCCTTGAGACCAAACAGGGGTCGACGGTCACCGATCGGTCTGCGTTCGACGCTTCCAGCATGAACATCCTCTTCGGCGTCAAGTACATATTCTAG
- a CDS encoding metal ABC transporter permease: MQRSLLAAALVGGVCSVIGVFVVLRGLAFVGAGTAHAAFAGVALGYLMGWPPLLVAIVFGLITVWMTGWMEERGRMKLDVSIGILYTATMALAILFIGLMKAYNAEVYGYLFGNVLSVTSEEIRVIAGLTVFVIGTIVVFSKELYFIAFDQEMAEASGVPARRMFFLLLTLIAITVVVSLKTVGAILVFAMVLIPASTAYQLTHSLRTLTYYSLLIGVSTAVAGVLVSATWDVPSGPAIVLLSTLLFFLSILFSPKRSRGTATVPA, translated from the coding sequence ATGCAACGATCCCTGCTCGCGGCGGCGCTGGTCGGAGGGGTCTGTTCCGTCATCGGCGTATTCGTGGTGTTGCGCGGTCTTGCATTCGTCGGAGCCGGGACGGCCCATGCCGCGTTTGCCGGTGTGGCGTTGGGCTATTTAATGGGATGGCCGCCGCTGTTGGTTGCTATAGTCTTCGGACTGATCACCGTCTGGATGACGGGATGGATGGAAGAACGCGGCCGCATGAAGCTCGATGTCTCAATCGGCATCCTGTATACGGCCACGATGGCCCTCGCCATTCTCTTTATCGGGTTGATGAAAGCCTACAATGCTGAAGTCTATGGCTATCTCTTCGGGAACGTCTTGTCGGTGACATCAGAGGAAATCCGAGTCATTGCGGGACTGACGGTTTTCGTGATCGGAACCATTGTCGTGTTTTCAAAGGAGTTGTACTTCATTGCCTTCGATCAGGAAATGGCCGAAGCGTCCGGCGTACCGGCTCGGCGCATGTTTTTTCTCCTCTTGACGTTGATTGCAATCACCGTCGTCGTCTCGCTTAAGACGGTGGGCGCCATTCTCGTGTTCGCGATGGTGCTTATTCCCGCGTCGACCGCATACCAATTGACGCACAGCCTCAGGACACTGACGTATTATTCGTTACTCATCGGAGTCTCCACCGCAGTAGCCGGTGTCTTGGTCTCAGCCACCTGGGACGTGCCGTCCGGGCCGGCCATCGTCCTGCTCTCGACCCTGCTGTTTTTTCTGTCAATCCTGTTCTCACCCAAACGTTCACGCGGAACGGCAACTGTACCGGCCTAG
- a CDS encoding metal ABC transporter ATP-binding protein codes for MHRSTPSIIHFDHATFGFPGVTALKDICLEIHAGEFIGVIGPNGSGKTTLCRAVLGLMPPRQGHMRIFDCSCDELRCHHRARIGYLPQKGVIDRHFPVTVLETAMMGRYGALGLLTRPSRQDRAIALDALSHVGMEAHQHTALGHLSGGQQQRVFIARALAQQPQVLLLDEPTTGLDITTQHSVVDLVQRLHEDLGLTVLLITHDINLIRSRVDRLVLLKTRLYAAGPPEEVLKPDILREVYGKDLVITGDDLVIVEDYHHH; via the coding sequence GTGCACCGCTCAACACCCTCCATCATCCATTTTGACCACGCGACGTTTGGCTTTCCTGGAGTAACGGCCCTCAAGGACATTTGCCTTGAAATCCATGCAGGGGAGTTCATCGGGGTCATTGGTCCCAATGGATCAGGAAAAACAACTCTGTGCCGCGCCGTACTGGGACTGATGCCGCCCCGACAGGGGCATATGAGAATCTTCGATTGCTCCTGCGATGAACTTCGGTGTCACCATCGGGCGCGCATTGGATACCTTCCTCAAAAAGGGGTGATCGACAGGCATTTTCCGGTCACGGTGCTTGAAACCGCCATGATGGGCCGCTACGGCGCGCTTGGATTGCTGACGCGTCCGTCCAGGCAGGACCGGGCTATCGCACTGGACGCCTTGAGCCATGTCGGGATGGAGGCCCACCAACATACCGCGCTGGGACATTTGTCAGGCGGTCAGCAACAGCGTGTGTTCATCGCCAGAGCGCTCGCTCAGCAACCTCAAGTCCTGTTGTTGGATGAGCCCACCACCGGTCTTGACATCACCACCCAACACAGCGTCGTTGATCTCGTGCAACGTCTGCACGAAGATCTCGGTCTGACCGTCCTTCTGATCACCCATGATATCAATTTGATCCGATCGCGCGTGGATCGATTGGTGCTCCTGAAAACTCGTCTGTATGCCGCTGGGCCGCCGGAGGAAGTCCTCAAACCTGATATCCTTCGTGAGGTGTATGGCAAGGATCTGGTCATCACCGGTGATGATCTCGTAATCGTCGAAGACTATCATCATCATTAG
- a CDS encoding metal ABC transporter substrate-binding protein has protein sequence MPRSLYGYIRVLVMSIISLLAGSSWAGPPQGPLNIVVTIPVLKDLAEQVGGSHVRVTSLLKGYENEHTYSPKPSDLVAVRKARLLFEVGIGLEVWVASLVKNAGSGSLQVVTTSKGIGLIRDDHGHPHENSESGNPHVWMDPQNAATMMRHITESLIQVDPGHADDYRRNQAAYLTRLDQLQSELAGRVKALKNRRFVAHHPAWPYLARRFGLQIAGTIQMQSGSEPSALHMQELIDMMKKEDVKVVVSEIQLSQKLPELLSKETGARVVVLTTLPGGIPQTDSYLDMLRYNVLQLAYALEAV, from the coding sequence ATGCCTCGCTCCTTGTACGGATACATCCGCGTCCTCGTGATGAGCATCATCTCCCTTCTGGCGGGATCGTCTTGGGCCGGACCGCCTCAGGGACCCTTGAATATCGTCGTCACGATTCCTGTGCTCAAGGATCTGGCCGAACAGGTAGGCGGCTCACATGTCCGGGTCACCTCACTGTTGAAGGGCTATGAAAACGAACACACCTACTCTCCGAAACCCAGTGATCTGGTGGCGGTGAGAAAAGCGCGATTGTTATTCGAGGTGGGTATCGGATTAGAGGTTTGGGTCGCCTCTCTCGTCAAGAATGCCGGGAGCGGATCGTTGCAGGTCGTGACCACGTCCAAAGGCATCGGGTTGATCCGTGACGATCACGGACATCCCCACGAGAACAGCGAATCGGGCAATCCGCATGTCTGGATGGATCCGCAAAACGCGGCCACCATGATGCGTCATATTACGGAGTCACTGATCCAGGTCGATCCAGGCCATGCGGATGATTATCGCCGTAATCAAGCCGCCTATCTCACCCGTCTTGACCAACTCCAGTCTGAGCTGGCCGGTCGGGTCAAAGCGCTAAAGAATCGCCGGTTTGTCGCACATCACCCAGCTTGGCCGTATTTAGCCCGGCGATTCGGCCTGCAAATTGCCGGGACGATCCAGATGCAATCTGGAAGCGAGCCTTCCGCACTCCACATGCAGGAACTCATCGATATGATGAAAAAGGAGGACGTCAAAGTTGTCGTCTCAGAAATTCAACTCAGCCAAAAGCTTCCCGAGCTGCTCTCGAAGGAAACGGGGGCCCGTGTCGTGGTTCTCACGACACTTCCGGGCGGCATACCCCAGACGGACTCCTATCTCGACATGTTGCGTTATAATGTGCTCCAATTGGCGTATGCACTGGAAGCCGTTTAA
- a CDS encoding anhydro-N-acetylmuramic acid kinase, with product MKIVGLMSGTSGDGVDAALVDITGRNQSLTARTLAAQTLAYPRSLQQRILTASVSGTVADICHLNALLGEWFADAALQVIRQAKLRPADIALIGSHGQTVHHLPYGIHGPGVGAIRSTLQIAEPAVIAERTGITTIANFRPRDIAAGGQGAPLTPSAHTLLLRHSRRARLIVNLGGISNVTYVPSRASKDGVLAFDTGPANIVLDSLVARVTKGRMSMDRDGKMALKGTVDTRLLGKLLAHPFLSKRPPKSTGREDFGPALVDEVLNAQQQQQLSLEDVLATCSMWTAKAVGTARRWITGEVDEVVVGGGGTRNRAIMNCLSSVFSPVPVTTFEALGWDSKSFEAVAFAVLAYQTATGQGGNIPAVTGATHSVLLGTIVPAGPRWTRHFHR from the coding sequence ATGAAGATTGTGGGATTGATGTCGGGTACATCGGGGGACGGAGTAGATGCAGCGCTGGTGGACATCACAGGTCGAAATCAGTCACTCACTGCTCGGACACTTGCCGCACAAACGCTGGCCTATCCCCGTTCATTGCAACAGCGGATCCTCACCGCCTCCGTGTCGGGGACGGTCGCAGACATTTGCCACTTGAACGCGTTGCTCGGAGAATGGTTTGCGGATGCGGCATTGCAGGTCATCCGGCAGGCCAAACTGCGGCCGGCTGATATCGCGCTGATCGGATCTCATGGACAAACCGTTCATCATCTCCCCTATGGGATCCATGGGCCTGGCGTCGGAGCGATCCGCTCGACGTTGCAGATTGCCGAACCTGCCGTCATTGCTGAGAGGACCGGTATTACGACCATCGCGAATTTTCGCCCTCGCGATATTGCAGCGGGGGGCCAGGGTGCCCCTCTTACTCCGTCGGCTCACACGCTGCTCTTGAGACACTCTCGCCGTGCCAGGCTGATTGTAAATCTGGGTGGTATCAGCAATGTGACATACGTACCCAGCCGAGCGAGCAAGGACGGTGTCCTCGCGTTCGATACCGGGCCCGCGAACATCGTTCTGGACAGTTTGGTCGCGCGGGTGACGAAAGGACGGATGTCCATGGACCGTGACGGGAAGATGGCCCTCAAAGGGACTGTCGATACCAGACTACTCGGCAAGCTTCTGGCCCATCCGTTTCTTTCGAAGCGTCCGCCGAAATCCACAGGGCGGGAGGATTTTGGACCGGCATTGGTAGACGAAGTGCTGAACGCTCAGCAACAGCAGCAACTCTCTCTTGAAGACGTGCTTGCCACATGCAGTATGTGGACGGCCAAAGCCGTCGGTACCGCTCGGCGATGGATAACCGGGGAAGTGGATGAAGTCGTCGTAGGGGGAGGAGGGACGCGTAATAGAGCCATTATGAATTGCTTGTCCTCCGTTTTTTCTCCCGTGCCGGTGACGACATTCGAAGCCCTGGGGTGGGACAGCAAATCCTTCGAGGCGGTGGCCTTTGCGGTCTTGGCGTATCAGACCGCGACTGGACAAGGCGGCAACATTCCCGCTGTCACCGGTGCCACCCATTCTGTGCTGCTTGGCACCATTGTTCCCGCCGGCCCTCGCTGGACGCGGCATTTTCATCGATGA
- a CDS encoding DUF2726 domain-containing protein: MEYVAIGMGVVAIVVVFWQMARRSKHSDQEDAITLPSHVVVKPQELLTAGELAFYNMIQLAVHDRYLVLAKVPLRAVLSLQVDGAVRLPLLRRMALKQLDFVLMHPGSRTIEQVIVVGDAHSDTEEHQVGQKETQEFLRAAGIRVTTLGRNRAYTVQELERMCGLGDDD; this comes from the coding sequence ATGGAGTACGTCGCAATTGGAATGGGTGTTGTGGCCATCGTTGTGGTGTTCTGGCAGATGGCTCGGCGTTCAAAGCACTCGGATCAAGAGGACGCCATCACGCTCCCGAGCCATGTCGTCGTGAAGCCGCAGGAACTCCTCACGGCAGGAGAGTTGGCGTTCTACAATATGATCCAATTGGCGGTTCACGACCGGTATCTCGTGCTCGCCAAGGTGCCGTTGCGGGCTGTCTTATCTCTTCAAGTGGATGGAGCCGTCAGGCTGCCGCTGTTGCGCCGGATGGCGTTGAAGCAGCTCGACTTCGTGCTGATGCATCCGGGTTCAAGAACGATCGAACAGGTGATCGTCGTCGGCGATGCCCATTCCGATACAGAAGAGCATCAAGTGGGTCAAAAAGAGACTCAGGAATTTTTGAGGGCGGCGGGAATCCGAGTCACGACGTTAGGAAGAAATCGCGCATATACGGTTCAGGAATTGGAGCGGATGTGTGGGCTTGGAGACGATGATTGA
- the ybgF gene encoding tol-pal system protein YbgF — translation MRIRRGRIVRIFAMLLLLTVTPPLYATATPSQIQDTSRHLYDRIMEEFKHRDYEAALAGFRFFLELHGHTALAANAEYWVGECQYRMGRYKDALKAFYNVVSYYPLSPKLAASTLKIGQTYTKLKDLEKARMMYERVVDQYPDSPEAELARKAIEADSIRIEPVPPFSEDVADGLR, via the coding sequence ATGAGAATACGACGTGGCCGGATAGTGAGAATATTCGCCATGCTCCTACTCCTGACTGTCACTCCTCCTCTCTATGCAACGGCAACTCCCTCTCAGATACAGGACACCTCCCGACATCTATACGATCGGATCATGGAAGAATTCAAACATCGTGACTACGAAGCCGCTCTGGCGGGCTTTCGATTCTTTCTCGAACTCCACGGACACACGGCACTCGCGGCAAACGCCGAATACTGGGTCGGCGAGTGCCAGTACAGGATGGGGCGATACAAGGATGCGCTCAAGGCCTTTTACAACGTCGTTTCGTATTATCCGTTAAGTCCCAAACTCGCAGCCTCGACTCTGAAGATCGGCCAAACCTATACCAAGCTCAAAGACCTCGAAAAAGCCCGAATGATGTATGAGCGCGTGGTCGACCAGTATCCGGACAGTCCGGAAGCAGAGCTGGCTCGCAAAGCGATCGAGGCGGATTCGATCCGCATCGAACCGGTTCCACCGTTCTCTGAGGATGTCGCTGACGGCTTGCGGTGA
- a CDS encoding right-handed parallel beta-helix repeat-containing protein, translating to MMKIPDNPHGGRTLIVDGQDPRAYQKPSEALKEAEERDQIFVKPGMYEDKVFVAERPIFLIGAGRDAVQIYSRRGGPLYLQQVKTGRISGITFRYVGSDQHSAMNLLDSTCVVTQCRAKEGILSGVVIYGPSSRPTFVDNEVCDNRESGIFVFAGAQPRVADNICRNNHHFGIAVRDAGSRPELVRNHCCENMLSGILLFHHAEAFLMDNRCAGNMHWGMVITPDASATPGADQLVNSNVFYPNPRGTILVTDSPLAEIGR from the coding sequence ATGATGAAGATTCCAGACAATCCGCACGGAGGCAGAACACTGATCGTCGACGGCCAGGATCCCCGGGCCTATCAGAAACCCAGCGAGGCGTTGAAAGAGGCGGAAGAACGCGACCAGATTTTTGTGAAGCCGGGTATGTATGAAGACAAGGTATTTGTCGCGGAGAGGCCGATTTTCCTTATCGGTGCCGGCAGGGACGCCGTGCAAATCTATTCCCGTCGAGGCGGACCGCTGTATCTCCAACAGGTGAAAACTGGACGGATATCCGGCATCACCTTTCGCTATGTCGGGAGCGATCAGCATTCGGCGATGAATCTGCTCGATTCCACATGCGTGGTAACGCAGTGCCGGGCCAAGGAGGGCATTTTGTCAGGCGTGGTGATTTATGGTCCGTCATCTCGTCCCACCTTCGTCGATAACGAGGTGTGCGACAACCGGGAGTCGGGCATTTTTGTATTTGCAGGAGCCCAGCCCAGAGTGGCCGACAATATATGCCGCAATAACCATCATTTCGGGATTGCGGTGCGGGATGCGGGAAGTCGGCCTGAACTTGTGAGAAATCACTGTTGTGAAAATATGCTGAGCGGAATATTGCTTTTCCATCATGCCGAAGCCTTTCTCATGGACAACCGCTGCGCCGGGAATATGCATTGGGGGATGGTCATCACGCCTGACGCCTCAGCGACACCCGGCGCTGATCAGCTTGTCAATTCAAACGTGTTTTACCCAAATCCTCGAGGGACCATCCTGGTGACGGATTCACCGTTAGCCGAGATTGGGCGATAA